Sequence from the Streptomyces sp. R33 genome:
GTCCGGGAAACCAGCCTGGTGCCGATCTTGATGATGTCCGCGCGCGGCGACGGACTCGACGTCGTCGCGGGTCTGGAGGCCGGAGCGGACGACTACGTCGTCAAGCCCGTGGACACCTACGTACTCGTGGCACGCATCCGCTCGCTGCTGCGCCGCGCCACCTACGCGCCCGCTGCCGGAACCGGGCAGCCCGAGAGCGGGGCGGAGCCGTCGTCCGACGGAGACCGGCTCGTCTTCGGGGACCTGGCCATCGACACCGGCGGCCTCGAGGTGTTCGTCTCCGGAAGCCCGGTGGCGCTCACCCCGACCGAGCTGAAGCTGCTGCTGGAGTTCGCCGCCCACCCGGGCGTCGTGCTCGAGCGGCACACCCTGCTGCGCAACGTCTGGGAGTACGGCTGGGACGGCGACAGCCGAGTCGTGGACCTGTGCGTGCAGCGGCTGCGCAGGAAACTGGGCCGCGACCGGATCGAGACGGTCCGCGGCTTCGGTTACAAGTTCAGGCGCTGAGGACGGTGCCCCCGTTCCACCGGTTGTGGCCGGCCCGCGCGTCCCTGCGCCGGAAGATCGCCGCGCTGGCCGCGGCCACCGCCTGCCTGGTCGCGGTGGCGGTGGGCGTGCTGGTCCATCTGTGGACCGCGAGCGACATCCGCAGCCGGGCCGAACGGGATGCGTTCAACGCCGTCTACTCGGCCATGGACACCTACCGGCGTACCGGAACGCTGGCGGAGGGCGCCGAACTCGACCCCGCGGGCCTGCCCGACGCACTGCGCCACCCGGCCGACGGCAACCGGCACACGGCCTACGACGGATACGTCAACGGCAATCTGGGGCCGAGCGTCTGGGGCGCCCAGCGGGTCGGGGGCCCCGGCAGCCCGGTGCTGGCCGTCCGGTCCAACATGAACTCGGACCTCTACGGGCTGCGCCGGCTCGACGTGAGCATGGCGGTCGCCTCCGTGGTTTCGCTCGCGGCGGCCGTACCGCTGGCGGTCTACGGGGCCGGGTTGCTCGGCCGCCGGCTGCGGCGCGTCTCGGAGACGGCGGTCCGGATCTCCGCCGGGGACCTCGACGCCCGTACCGGGCCGATCAAGGGCGGCGACGAGGTCGCCGACATCGCCGCCACGGTCGACCACATGGCCGACAGCCTCGGCCGACGGCTGCGTGCCGAGCGCCAGTTCACCGCGGACGTGGCCCACGAGCTGCGCACCCCGGTCGGCGGCCTGCTGGTCGCCACCGACCTGCTGCCGCCCGGTGAGACCGAGGACCTGCTCCGGAGCCGGGTACGGGACCTGCGCGGGCTGGTCGAGGACCTGCTGGAGATCTCCCGGCTGGACGCGGGCGCGGAGCAGCCGGTCCGCGCCGAGGTGCCGCTCGGCGCGGTCGTCCGCGAAGCCGTGGCCCGGACCGGACTCGACGCGGAGGTCATCGTCGCCGATGCGCAGGGCGCAGGGTCCGCCGAGCCCGTGGAGACCGACCCGCGCCGCCTCGAACGGATCGTCGGCAACCTCGTCGTCAACGCCCACCGGCACGGCGCGACCCCGGCCGGAGTCGCCGTCGAGGTCGCCGTCGAGGGCCGTACGGTCGTCGTACGCGACCACGGCCCGGGCTTCCCCGCGGACCTGCTGCGCGACGGTCCGCGCCGCTTCCACACGGGTGCGGCGGAGCGCGGCTCCGGCCACGGACTGGGCCTGACCATCGCCCTGGGCCAGGCCCGGGTCCTCGGCGCCGAGCTGCGCCTGGCCAACGCCCCGGACGGCGGCGCCGTCGCCACCCTGCGCCTGCCCCCGTCCTGAGGGGCGCCCCCGTCCTGACGGGCCCGCCCACCACCTACAGAACCGATACGAAGCGACGCGGCCGCCGATACACGGCCGCCCCGGCTCCGATACACGCCCCGGACACCCTTCGAAGTGCACCCATCGGCACCCGAAGAGGAGTCCCCCGTGACCGCCGCACCGTTCGACGCCCCCGCGCCGTATCCGACGACCGCCGGGACCGCGGCCGCCACCAGCGACCTTTCGAAGGTCTACGGCAGCGGCGACACCCGTGTCGTCGCCCTGGACCGGGTCAGCATCGCCTTCCGGGAGGGCGAGTTCACCGCGATCATGGGCCCGTCCGGCTGCGGTAAGTCCACCCTGATGCACTGCGCCGCCGGGCTCGACTCGGTCAGCTCCGGCTCCGTCCGCATCGGCACCACCGAACTGAGCACGCTGAACGACCGGCAGCTCACCGAGCTGCGCCGCGACCGCGTCGGCTTCATCTTCCAGGCGTTCAACCTGCTGCCGACGCTGACCGCGCTGGAGAACATCACGCTGCCGCTGACCATCGCCGGACGCCGTCCCGACCTGCAGTGGCTGGACCGCGTCGTCTCCATGGTCGGCCTCTCCCAGCGCCTGGCCCACCGGCCCGGACAGCTCTCGGGCGGGCAGCAGCAGCGCGTCGCCGTGGCACGGGCCCTGGTCTCCCGCCCCGCGATCATCTTCGGCGACGAGCCCACCGGCAACCTCGACTCCCGCGCCGGGGCCGAGGTCCTCGGCTTCCTGCGCGACTCGGTGCGCGAGCTCGGCCAGACCGTGGTCATGGTCACCCACGACCCCGTCGCCGCCGGCTACGCCGACCGCGTGGTCTTCCTCTCCGACGGCCGGCTGGAGGACGAGATGGCCCACCCCACCCCGGACCGGGTCCTGGACCGGATGAAGGCGTTCGACGCGCGCTCCCGCACCAGCTGACCCGGCCTCACGCCGGCATCTGCGTCCACACGTTCCCCGTACCTCCACGTCCCCGAAAGCTGCCATGCTGAGAACAGCCCTGCGCAACGTCCTCGCGTACAAGGCCCGTCTGGCCATGACCGTCCTCGCGGTCTGCCTGGGTGTCGCGTTCGTCTGCGGCACCCTCGTCTTCGCGGAGTCCTCCGCCGCGGCCTACCGCGCCGCCGCGTCGAAGAACTTCGCGGACATCGCGGTCACCGTGACCCCGAAGGACTCCCCGCCAGGGGCCGCGGACGACAAGACCGGAGCACTCGACGACGCGCTCGTACGGAAGCTGGCCGGGATACCCGGTGTCGCCGCCGCACGGCCCGCCGCCGACGGCTCGGCGACCCTGAACGGCGCGGACGGCGCTCCGCTGCGCGCCGGCAAGGCGTGGGCGAACCTGGCCGGCGCCTACGTACCGGGCGAGGACGGCAAGGACAGCCGCCATCCGCTGGTCAAGGGCCACGCCCCCCGGAACGGCGACGAAGTCGCCGTGGACAGCGGCACCGCCGCCGCAGGCGGGTTCGGCATCGGCGACACCCTCACGCTGGCCACCGACGGCCCGGTCATGAAGAAGCGGCTCGTGGGCATCGTCACCACCCAGGACACCCGGGTGACCGCGGGCGGCACCCTCGTCCTGTTCGACAAGGCGACCGCCCAGCAACTGTTCGCGTCCCCGGGCCGGTACACCTCCATCGACCTGTCCGCCGCGCCCGGCACCGACCGGTTCACGCTCTCCGAGCGGGTCACCTCCGTGCTCCCGGCCGACCGGGCCGAGGCCGTCAGCGGCGCCGCCCAGGCCGCGCAGCAGGCCACGTACCTCGACACGCTGACCCGGGGCTACCAGAAGATGCCGATGATCTTCGCCGGGGTCTCGCTGTTCATCGGCTCGTTCCTCATCGTCAACACCTTCACCATGCTCGTCTCCCGGCGCACCCGGGAGATCGCCCTGCTGCGGGCGATCGGCTCCTCGCGCCGCCAGGTGGTCCGCTCCATCCTCTGGGAGGCGTTCCTGGTCGGCCTCGCCGCGTCGGCGGCAGGGTTCCTGCTCGGCCTCGGCATCGCCTCCGTACTGCCCGACATCCTGAGCACCTCGCAGGACGCGCTGCCCCGCGGCCCCCTGGTGATCGGTCCGCTGCCCGTCGTGGCAGCGCTCGGCGTGGGCGTGGGCGTCACGGTGCTCGCCGCATGGCTGCCGTCCCGCAAGGCGGCGAAGGTCGCGCCCCTCGAGGCGCTGCGCTCGGCGGAGCAGCCGCCCACCGCCACCGCCACCGCATCCCGGGTCCGCGGTGCGGTGGGGCTGGCCCTGCTCGCCGTCGGCGCCGGGCTGCTGGTCTCGCTGATGGGGGCGAAGGACGCCTCGGTGGAGAACCTGCAGAACGCGATGTTCGGCTGCGCCCTTCTCGTCGTCGCCATGATCGTGCTGGCGCCGCTGCTCGCCGCCCCCGTGATCCGGCTGAGCGGACGGCTGACCGGCCGCTTCGGGATCACCGGACACCTCGCCCGCGAGAACGCGCTGCGTGACCCGCGGCGTACCGCGGCCACCGCCTCCGCCCTGATGATCAGTACGGCGCTGGTCTCCGGGCTCGCCGTCATCGGCAACTCCAGCGGACAGGCCCTCGACCGGCAGGCCGCAGCCGGCCTCGGGGCCGACTACGTGATCAGCAGCCGGACGACGATGACGTCCATCGACCCGGCCGCCGAGAAGCGGGTGGCCGGCACTCCCGGGGTGAAGACGGCGGCCGCCGTCGCGGACTCCGTCGTGTTCACCGTCGGCGGCGGTGTCCAGGGGATCGCCGGCGTCGACCCCGGCACCGTGCACGCCGTCATGAAGCTCGACTTCCTCAGCGGCTCACTGGAAGACCTCGGGCCGGGCCGGATCGCCGTCTCCGGCACCACCGCCCGCGAACAGCACCTGAGAACCGGCAGCCGGCTCGTCGCCCGCATCGGCCGCAGCCAGGAGCTCGAGCAGTACACCGTCGTCGGCGTCTACGAGGACAACCCCACCGCCGGGGAGGTACTGGGTGACCGCACCGAGGTCCAGCAGCACGGCTTCAAGACCGGCACCATCCAGCGGATCCTCGTCCGCACCGACAGCGGCGCCGTCTCCGCGGCCACGGAGGCCCGGCTGCGCACCGCCGTGGGCAACAGCCCGCTGGTACAGGTGAAGGACCGCAAGGAACTCGTCCAGGAGGCCGCCGGCTCCCTGGGCAACCTGCTGACCCTGATGTACGGGCTGCTCGCCATCGGCGCCGTCATCTCCGCACTCGGCATCGTCAACACCCTCGCCATGTCGGTTTCGGAACGCACCCGGGAGATCGGCGTACTGCGCGCCATAGGCATGGACCGCAGCGGTATCCGGCGGATGATCCGCCTGGAGTCGGTGACCGTCGCCGCCTTCGGCACGCTCCTGGGCCTGGCGGGCGGGCTGTTCGGAGCCTGGACGGTCGGCGCTCTGGCCAACGGCGCGATGACGCAGTACTCCTTGGCCCTGCCCTGGGGGACGCTGCTCCTCGTGTGCCTCCTGTCCCTCACGATCGGCGCGATCGCGGCAGCCGTCCCGGCCCGCCGAGCCGCCGCCCTGAGCCCGCTGGAGGCCGTGGCGGAGATGTGACGCACCCGCGCGGAGGGCCGGGCCCGCCAGGCCCGGCCCCCGGCCCTGCTCGGCGGGCTGCGGCCCCTCGCGGACCGTTGGAGTGGCCTCAGGCGTCGGCTGCGTGGCGCGGCTCGCGGCGCATCGACCACAGGGTCGGCCCGCCGCCCGGGAGACTGAACTCGCCGAGCACCGTGAAGCCGAAGTGCTCGTAGAGGGGCAGGTTGGACGGCTTGGAGGACTCCAGGTACGTCGGCAGGCCTGCCGCGTCCGCCTTGGCGAGGCCGGAGCGGAGGAGGGCGGCGCCGTGCCCCTGACCCTGCGCGGCCGGGTCCGCGCCGACCACGGCCAGGTACCAGTGCGGCTCCTGGGGTCCGTTCCCGGCGGCCGCCGCCACGGCTTCGCGGAACAGCGGAGCCCGGTCGCCCAGGATCTCCTCGAGCTCCCGGATGGTCTCCGCGTCGGGAACGGCCTTGTCCTGTGCGCCCGGCGGCACCCAGAAGGCCGCCGCCGCCTCGGTGCGTTCGCATACGCCGTGCCGGCCGTACTGCCGGGTGAAGAGCGTGCTGAAGTAGCGGCCCAGCCCCGCCTCGCGCGTGGCGCCGTCCGGGAAGAACCAGCGCATCATCGGGTCGTCGTCGAAGGCGAGGGCCAGGGTGCGGCCGATCGGTGAAGCGTCGTCGATCGATGCCGTCTTGGGAGTGTTTGTTATCGACATACCGGCCATTCTGCACCCGATGATCTTCGACGGGCCGGGCGGGTCCCGGCTCCAGCCGGAGCCGCCGCACCGGGAATGGTCAGGGGATCATCACGCAATGGTTCTCGATCACCCTGCCGCTGCGGTCCAGGCCACCGCAGACGGCCAGCCGCGGATACGCCCTGAACTCCCGGTTGACGACGAACCGGGCCCGCGACACGCCTGCCCTGCTCCCCCGGTAGTCGCCCACGAAGGCGCGCAGCGTCCCCGGCAGTCCATCCCTGGTGGTGACGGTGATGTCCTGGACGTAGTCGCGCCCCTGGTAGGCGGTGGCCACGCAGATGTAGGTCCCGCACGTGGACTTGACCTCGGCGCTCGCCGGTGCTGCGGTCACCAATGCCGAAGCGCAGGCTGCGGCGAGGGCCGCTGCGACCGTCGCCAAGCGGCGGCGCGTGGGTGTCACCGACCGGTCCCTCTTCTGGCGTGCGTACATCACGGGATCCCCTCCAAGCTGTGATGGCCGACTGCAAGACGTGTCCACGGTGTCACGTTCGGTTCCGTCATGGCGCGGGGCGTCGCGGATCGGCCGCCCCTGGGGGCGGATTTTCACACCGCCTCTACAGATCCGCCCCGACGTTCGAGTACGACGGCCGGTCAGGGTCCGGGGCGGTCTTTTCAAAAGTTGAACCGGTATCAGCGAGTCAATCCTGCTGAAAAGACTCACTAATGACGGGATTGTGAGGATGCGGAGCGTGATGGCAACGTTGCCATCTCGTTAATAGTTCACTTCTTGACGGTGGTGTCGACGCCGAGTTGACTGCGTCTACCTCGGCCGCAAGTACAGGGCCTCGTCAGGGAGGTTTACATCGTGAACACATATCTGGGTCGAGTCGCCGTTGCAGTCGCTGCTTCCGCGATCACCGTCTCGCTCACTGCCTGCGGCAGCACGGACGAAGACGCCGACGGGAGACCCGGAGGGTCGGCCGTGGATGACGCGATCAAGGTCGGCCTCCTGCTTCCCGAGGATCAGACGGCGCGCTACGAGAAGTTCGACAAGCCGCTGATCGAGAAGGAAGTCGCCAAGTTCACGCGAGGCAAGGGCAAAGTGGTCTATGCCAACGCCAAGCAGGACGCGGCCGCCCAGAATGCCCAAGTCGAAGCGATGATTGCCCACAAGGTGCACGTCCTCATCGTCGACGCGGTGGACGCCAAGGCCATCGCCGGCTCGGTCAAGAAGGCCAAGGATGCGGGCATTCCGGTCATCGCCTACGACCGCCTGGCGGAAGGCCCGATCGACGCCTACACCTCCTTCGACAATGAAGACGTGGGCAAGGTCCAGGGCAAGGCGCTGCTGGACGCGCTGGGCGACAAGGCCAAGGACGGCCACATCGTCATGGTGAACGGCTCGGTCACCGACCCGAACGCCAAACTCTTCAAGTCCGGTGCGCACTCCGTCCTCGACGGCAAGGTGAATGTCGGCAAGGAGTACGACACCGTCGACTGGAAGCCGGAGAACGCCAATACCAACATGGCGGCCGCCCTGTCGGCGCTGGGCAAGGGGAAGATCATCGGCGTCTACTCCGCCAACGACGGAATGGCCGGCGGCATCATCACCGCCCTCAAGGCGGCCGGAATCTCCAACCTGCCCCCGGTCACGGGTCAGGACGCCGAACTGGCCGGTGTGCAGCGGATCGTCGCGGGCGAGCAGTACATGACCGTCTACAAGCGGTACGCGCCGGAGGCTGCGGCCGCCGCGGAGATGGCCGTCGCCCTCGCCAAGGGCGAGAAGATCGACGGAATCATCAACCAGATCGTCAACAGCCCGACCACGAAGGGCGTGCCATCGGTCCTCGTCCCGGGCGTCGCGCTGACCAGGAACAACGTGAAGTCCACCGTGGTCGACGACGGCGTCTACACGGTCGACGAGATCTGCACCGACAAGCTCAAGGCCGCGTGTGAAGAGATCGGCCTGAAGTAGCAGGACCCGGGGTACGGCAAGCGCGCACACCCCGGAGCCCGTCTGAGTGCGGCGCTCACCTCGAGTCGGTCGGTGGAGTCCAGGCGGGCCACACCGGGATGGGGTACCGGGGTGCGCGCCGCCTGCTTGCCTCGCGCACGAGGAAGATGACTCCCGAGGCGACTGTCGCGGTGAACGACAGCACCACCACGGCGGGCCGCCAGATGTTGGATGCTCCCACCAGGTGGAGCCACACCGCTGACGAAGCTGCTGCCACGACCAGCAGCCACACGACCCTGGCCCCACGTGACAGCCTGCCGCTCACCGCGACGAACGCGAAGCCGAGCGCCGCGCCGGGTGTGACGGCCGCGATCAGACCCAAGAGCAAGAAGATGAAGAGGGCGATGATCACGTTGCGCTGACCTCCGGTTCTCAGGGCAACCGTGCACACGGGCAGGCGGATCCATATCCCCTGCTCCGGAGGGTTCCCGCGAGCCATACTGTCAGAGCCTTTGAACGTGTTCAACACCGGCTGGGGCATCTCGCCTGGCGGCGAGGACGGCGTCGGGCCGAGCCGGGCCTCACCGGCCGGCGGCAGCTTCTACCAAGATCGGTTCCAGGGGTCAAGCCACGTATTCGAGTGGCGTGACGCACGCCCCCCTGCAGGGTTTATTTGGAGTACGCCCTCACCGGGAACTCCCGGAGAACACGGGGCCGGAACATAATCCCGGGCCTTTTCTGCGGGGCGGAATACAAACCCTTTTGACACCGAATGGAGAATCATCATGTCTGAGCGTTTTTGGACCCGTCGTATCGTCCTGGCCGGAGCTTCCGTTGCGCTGGTCGGTGGTGGCATCGCACTGCCGGCGACCGCGATGGCCGCACCCGTCGCCGCCCCGCAGCAGGCCGTCACCCTCCTCCCCCAGGACAGCGCCGACGGAATCGGTACCGGCGGCGACGCCAACGCCGAGAACACCACCGTCGGCGGCGAGGCCAAGGGTGGTAACGCGAGCACCGGCGTCGGCGAATGCAAGGGCAAGTGCGTGATCAGCACCGGTAACGCCCGCGGCGGTGACGCCAGTGCCGATGCCATCAACACGGGCGATGCGACCGCCGTGGGTGGTGACGGCACCGGCAAGGGTGGCCAGGTGAACAAGCAGAACATCAAGCTGCAGGTCAAGGAGAACCTGAAGCAGAAGCTCGGTCAGTGAGGTCTGACCGTCCACACCGGGAACCACCCCCACACAGCAGTAGCCGGAGAGGCCCTGAGCCTCTCCGGCTACTCCTGCGTGGGGGGAGGGGGATGGGGCCGCTGCGCCTGTCGCGGCGGCCACGAACGCCGGTCGTCAAGTCACGAAAACTCGGAACGTGACGCGATCCGAAGCGGAGGGCTTACTCAAGACATGGGCTCACGCGCACCGGGTGGTCCCACCCGCGTCAACACGTGAGACGGGCCCGTCCGGCCGCCTCTTCTTCACCTTTTTTAGCGGGAGCGAAATTTCCAATATTCACGCCTCCGGGACTCGGAGGTCATACTGGCGAATAGGAGCAAGCACATGCGAATGACCATTGTTTTCCCGATGTCCCATGTCGGGGGGAGTGTGTCGTGAGTTCCCTACCTCCTTCGTCCGAGCGCCCCACCGGGCCCCCGTCCGGCCCGCTGTCCGGCCGGCCGACAGACGAGCAGGCTCCGCCTCCGGGGCCTCCGCCGCCTCCTGGGCCCCCAGGGCCGCCGACCGTCAGTGGCGAGCCGGGCGAGCCCGGTCGGGGCCGCCGCGGGGCGGCTCACGGGTGGCGGTCGCGCAGGACAGTTCTGAGTGCCGCAACGGCCGTTGCGATGGCCACGGCGGTGGTACTCGCCTTCACCGTCATGGGCGGGAACAAGGCTGCCGGCGGAGAGGTCTTCCTGCAGGCTGCCTCGGCGGCCGGCCCGGACCCGTTCACCCCCTCGACGGCCGCGGCCTCCGCGGACTCCGGCGTCGTACCCGTGGCTGCTGCCCAGCCGAAGGGCGGCGCGGCCGGTACCCGCACCCTCGAGGTCAACGGCGCGTACCCGGGGCTCTACGGGGGCACGCGGAACCTCGCGAGCTGCGACGTCGAGAAGCAGATCCAGTTCCTGACCCAGCACACGGACAAGGGCAAGGCCTTCGCCACCCCCTTGAGCATCAAGCAGCCCGAGATCCCCTCCTACCTGCGGTCGCTGACTCCGGTCCGGCTCGGCTGGGACACCCGGGTCACCAACCACGGGTACAAGAACGCCGCGCCGACCAGCTATCAGGCGGTCCTGCAGGCCGGCACGCCCGTGCTGGTCGACGACCGCGGCGTACCTCGCGTCCGCTGTGCTTGCGGTAACCCGCTGGCCCCGCCTGTCGCCGTCAAGGGCAAGCAGACGTACAGCGGCAAGGAGTGGTCGTCGTTCCAGTCCTCCGACCTCGTTGCGGTCAAGCCCGCCGAGCAGCCGGTGAAGACGGTCACGATGTTCGATCACGACCGCAAGGGCTGGTACGAGCGGTCGAGCGGCGACGTGCAGGGCAAGCACGACCACGTCGTTCCGCCCCCGAAGGGCCAAACCCCCGACTCGGCGTACCCGGTCCTGCCCCCGCCCGATTCGGGATCAGCTGAGAGGTTCCCCGAGAAGGACAAGGGCAGGCAGCACGAAAAGGAAACGGACAAGGGGACCCAGACGGGCCAGAACCCCGAGAAGGGCACGAACCAGGTCCCTGAAAAGGGCACGAACCAGGTGCCGCACAAGGAGAGGGACAAGGTCCCCGAGAAGGACAGGGACAAGGCACCTGAGAAGAAGCCGGACCAGGTCCCTGAAAAGGGCACGCGCGTGAACCCTGAGGAGGGCACGAACCAGGTGCCTCACAAGGAGACGGACAAGGTCCCCGAGAAGGACACGGACAAGGCGCCCGAGAAGAAGCCGGACCAAGTCCCTGAAAAGGGCACGCGCGTGAACCCTGAGGAGGGCACGGACAAGGTTCCTGAGAAGGGTACGAACGAGGTCCCGAAGAAGGAGACCGACAAGGTCCCTGAGAAGGAGACCGACAAGGTTCCTCAGAAGGAGACGGACAAGGTTCCCGAGAAGGGGACGGACAAGGTCCCTGAGAAGGGTACGAACGAGGTCCCGAAGAAGGAGACGGACAAGGTTCCCGAGAAGGGTACGAACGAGGTCCCGAAGAAGGAGACGGACAAGGTTCCCGAGAAGGGTACGAACGAGGTCCCGAAGAACGAGACGGACAAGGTTCCCGAGAAGGGTACGAACGAGGTCCCGAAGAAGGAGACCGACAAGGTTCCCGAGAAGGGTACGAACGAGGTCCCGAAGAAGGAGACCGACAAGGTCCCTGAGAAGGGTACGAACGAGGTCCCGAAGAAGGAGACCGACAAGGTCCCTGAGAAGGGTACGAACGAGGTCCCGAAGAACGAGACCGACAAGGTCCCTGAGAAGGGGACCGGTCAGAACTCCGAGAAGGAGTCGGGCCAGAACCCTGGCAAGGAGCAGGGCAACAAGGAGCAGGGCAACAACGACCAAGGCAACAGCGAGCAGGGCAACAGCGAGCAAGGCGGCAACGACCAGGGCAACAGCGAGCAGTCCGGATGACCCTGCGGTCCAGGCGCCTGGGGACGCATCGGCCGGCACCGCCAACTCGGGACGGCGACCCCGGTGGTCAGAAGTGCATAGCGGCGTGCGAAGGCGGCGGTCCGCCCCACACGAAGACGGCGTGCCCCGGCTGGATCGCCAGGACACGCCGTTCGCGGTAGGCCGGCAGCTCACAGTCCCCTCGGCGTGGCTGCCGGCCCGGTCAGCCCGTCAGGGCAGCAGTTCCGCCTCAGCCGTGGCGGTGCTGCCGGCGGCCGTTCCACGAGTCGCTGTCGACGACGTTGCCGCGGTTGTCGCGGAGCGTGGCGCTGTCGCGCTCGTCCCATACCTGCTCACGGCGGTCCTGGTAGACGTCGTGGCGGGTGTCGCGGCCCCTGCCCGTGTGGACCTTGACGCTGGAGCGGCCGTCCAGGCGGAAGTCGTTGAAGCGGTAGCGGTTGCCCTGCCGGTCGGTGAGGGTGAAGCCGCGCAGGTTGACGCTGTGGCGGCCGGTGTTCTTCACCTCGACCCATTCCCCGTTCAGGGCACGGGCGGAGCGGTCGTTGCGACCGGGGCTGTCGTACTGGACGTCGCCGATGACGATCGAGGAATGCGGGGCCCGGTGGTCACGCCTGTGGTCGTCGGCGGCGGCAGCCGGGAGGGCGGCGGCGCCGACCAGGGCGCCTGCTGCCAGGAATGTGGCGACTACGCGGCGGGTGGCGAGAGAAGCAGACATGGAGATGACCCCTTCAACAGACAGCGGCCCGTCCCGTCTCGTACGAGCCGGGTGGGCTCCGAACAGTTCCCGGCGTCCTGCCGAGGAGCCACACTCTGGCCCGGAACCACCACCAAAAGCCACTAAGTCAGCGCGTGTTGCGCAATACGGATATACCAGTGACTCTTGCTTGTAGCGGACATGTGTCATGGCTGCGCTGACGCGGACGACGCGAGCGCGCGCATCGGGCCGTGGGACGCCTGGGGCCGGAGGCTCTCCCTGGTCAATGCCCTTTCCTCGGGGCGGCCTTCGTTCCTGCGCCGAATGGGTTCAGGGTCTTGTAACAGCCGCTTCCACCGTTTCTTCGCACCTGCTCACGTGAACGGTTCTGGTGTGCGAAGGCGAGCGCGTTTCAGTGGCGGCACCTCGCCGTGCCGCTCCGTGGGCGGGGCGTCAGAGCGAGGGCAGGTGGGTCGTCGGCGCCGGGGCGGGTTTCCGCGGCGTGCGGATCAGCGGGAGCAGGGAAGCCGCGCCCGCGAGCGACAGCAGCGCCGCGACCCTCAGCACGCTTTCGATGGCCGATCCGTCCGAGGCCGCCTGCTGTTCCGAGCCGCTCAGGACCTCGAGGACGGTCGCCGCCACCGCCACGGCGACCGCGCCCAGCAGGACGAGCGAGGTCAGCACCAGTCCGGAGGCCGCGGCGAGGCGGCTCGACGGAACGTACGACTGGGTGGCCACGTTGGTCAGCGCCCAGCCGAGTCCGAGCCCGATGCCCACGACCGCGAACACGGCTGTGTAGAGGGCGAGCGGGCCCGCCCAGGTCAGTGCCAGGATGCTGGCTCCGCTCAACAGCAGCCCGGCAGCCATCAGCGCTTCGGGGCGCCTGCGCTGGGCGAGGTGGCCGGACCAGTAGCTGGCTGCCCCGGCACCGACGGACAGCGCGAGGAACACCAGCCCCGCGTCCAGCGGGGAGAGGCCGCGGACCTGCTGGAGGTAGAGCGCGGAGAGGACCGCCACGAGGCAGTACCCGATGTTGGACACGCAACCGGCCAGGGTGACGGTCACGAACGGGACGTTGTGCAGCAGGGAGAGGTCCAGCAGCGGTTCGGCGGTCCGGCGTTCGATCGCCACGAACAGGATCAGCAGCAGCGCTCCGGCGGCGAGGCAGGCCAGCGTCGCGGCTGAGGCCCAGCCCCAGTGGCCACCCTGGTCGACGGCGATCATGATCGCGGTGAGACCACCCGCCACGGTCACGGCACCTGGCAGGTCAAGGCCGTTGCCGGCCTCTTCGTCGCGGGTGTCGGTGACGAACCGCAGCATCAGGAATGCGGCGACGGCGCAGACCGGCACGTTCAGCAGGAACACCG
This genomic interval carries:
- a CDS encoding sugar ABC transporter substrate-binding protein, encoding MNTYLGRVAVAVAASAITVSLTACGSTDEDADGRPGGSAVDDAIKVGLLLPEDQTARYEKFDKPLIEKEVAKFTRGKGKVVYANAKQDAAAQNAQVEAMIAHKVHVLIVDAVDAKAIAGSVKKAKDAGIPVIAYDRLAEGPIDAYTSFDNEDVGKVQGKALLDALGDKAKDGHIVMVNGSVTDPNAKLFKSGAHSVLDGKVNVGKEYDTVDWKPENANTNMAAALSALGKGKIIGVYSANDGMAGGIITALKAAGISNLPPVTGQDAELAGVQRIVAGEQYMTVYKRYAPEAAAAAEMAVALAKGEKIDGIINQIVNSPTTKGVPSVLVPGVALTRNNVKSTVVDDGVYTVDEICTDKLKAACEEIGLK
- a CDS encoding DUF6777 domain-containing protein — translated: MATAVVLAFTVMGGNKAAGGEVFLQAASAAGPDPFTPSTAAASADSGVVPVAAAQPKGGAAGTRTLEVNGAYPGLYGGTRNLASCDVEKQIQFLTQHTDKGKAFATPLSIKQPEIPSYLRSLTPVRLGWDTRVTNHGYKNAAPTSYQAVLQAGTPVLVDDRGVPRVRCACGNPLAPPVAVKGKQTYSGKEWSSFQSSDLVAVKPAEQPVKTVTMFDHDRKGWYERSSGDVQGKHDHVVPPPKGQTPDSAYPVLPPPDSGSAERFPEKDKGRQHEKETDKGTQTGQNPEKGTNQVPEKGTNQVPHKERDKVPEKDRDKAPEKKPDQVPEKGTRVNPEEGTNQVPHKETDKVPEKDTDKAPEKKPDQVPEKGTRVNPEEGTDKVPEKGTNEVPKKETDKVPEKETDKVPQKETDKVPEKGTDKVPEKGTNEVPKKETDKVPEKGTNEVPKKETDKVPEKGTNEVPKNETDKVPEKGTNEVPKKETDKVPEKGTNEVPKKETDKVPEKGTNEVPKKETDKVPEKGTNEVPKNETDKVPEKGTGQNSEKESGQNPGKEQGNKEQGNNDQGNSEQGNSEQGGNDQGNSEQSG
- a CDS encoding lamin tail domain-containing protein, which translates into the protein MSASLATRRVVATFLAAGALVGAAALPAAAADDHRRDHRAPHSSIVIGDVQYDSPGRNDRSARALNGEWVEVKNTGRHSVNLRGFTLTDRQGNRYRFNDFRLDGRSSVKVHTGRGRDTRHDVYQDRREQVWDERDSATLRDNRGNVVDSDSWNGRRQHRHG
- a CDS encoding MFS transporter, coding for MSVGKADTGSPGRRLFSGRDRAVIAAASLSMLLVQMDWFALNLMLPVIARDFSTPTTNLQWLVSGYMLTLGALMITGGRAADVHGRRTVIVWGLAGFGVVSVVCSAAQNEVWLVVARVVQGATAALIFPVAVAVVSAYFRDDRQGRAVGTVLAFSAIGVALGPFVGGVFAEHISWRAVFLLNVPVCAVAAFLMLRFVTDTRDEEAGNGLDLPGAVTVAGGLTAIMIAVDQGGHWGWASAATLACLAAGALLLILFVAIERRTAEPLLDLSLLHNVPFVTVTLAGCVSNIGYCLVAVLSALYLQQVRGLSPLDAGLVFLALSVGAGAASYWSGHLAQRRRPEALMAAGLLLSGASILALTWAGPLALYTAVFAVVGIGLGLGWALTNVATQSYVPSSRLAAASGLVLTSLVLLGAVAVAVAATVLEVLSGSEQQAASDGSAIESVLRVAALLSLAGAASLLPLIRTPRKPAPAPTTHLPSL